The region TACaaaaatgaatgtttgattggaactggagaattaacaaacgatttctataacttaaaattaaaagatattctgttaaacaatatccaagcgcatacgaaaacaacaacaaacaaaagaaaaataaaagatccaaatcccgcacaaatatgacATGCTAGACTAGATCATATTTCTTAAATAAGGATGCAcaaactagtgggagaaggcatgtttgacttgtcagacataaattctctacctagtTGTGAAGTctgtttaaaaggaaaaaagactAAGACTCTATTCAatagaaacgtggaacgtgcgcatggtctactgaATTTGATTcacacggacgtttgtggccctctaaatgttagcacaaaatttgtgcATTCTTACTTCATttcctttactgatgaccattcgaggtatgggtacgtttatttgatgaaacacaaatctgaagcatttgaaaagttcaaagaattcaaatctgaagtagaaaatcaactaaaaagaagtattaaagcacttcgatctgatcgaggtggagaatatttgaatgctgaatttttgggttatctaaaagagaatgtgattatctcacagtggactccaccagcaacaccacaattttatggtgtttctgaacgtcgtaatcgaaccttgatggacatggtttgatccatgatgggattcactgaattcccttgataaagaccttgattcgttcctagtcgattcagccgcctaaaacatggataaaggtcgcttgagatcgagactagcatctgtgatgttgtgtaatgcatttcttggtaagggcatagagatgtccaaacatgcagatgggtagtcatatgatgattataccgaacaaccctccctcggaattttcaagtggttatcattcatcaagAGAATAAGTccatggttatgattgtacaccattagtccttacgacccgagacaacactgaggctctatatgttagagctgtgctttgactcCTTTACCGACTCCAAGAGAGTCATCAcatggcgagattgggtacagttacgacacatataggagccagtgcattgtagtcgggaattcatcGCTCAACTACGGGtgtagatatcctatgtgatctgataaaataatagtgcgtggagtCTCtgaccagagtatgagatgtacgtttgagaaggagttctcaggtaatacatgcgatgccactatttatatgtgtcacacagttatcgaattattatgcaaccctcgatgaaccaatggttgcatattcgatcggggtatatgagatgaagggaccgtactgtacgttaatcataatcgactggttcttgcaggcactatcagtgatacctaaggaatcatggggcgatgctactagacactcttaccatgattagatgggtttaatcagaaatatgatttctgacattctcatgatcaattgttgatacgtAGAATTGGGCAAATAAGGGTAAGcacgaataaaggattatgtcttgaatcacaaggagttgtgaacccacggctagctgtatccctgaaccattaagggtcacacaagcactggatcattttttcccgttgagagaataaattcaagaagttgaatttatattatgatatagtaaattcaaggagttgaatttatgataattaaattttgagagaataaattcaaggagtttaatttataaaatttgagaatttaatttattaaactcaaaagctgagcttattaaatattaaattttggaggtgataaattgaagtagttgaatttaaaatttaaatattaaattcaaatgttgaatttataatgtatttaatttattaagctcaaaaattgagtttattaaatattaaattaagtaTAGTGGGAAgtgtgtttaatgggcttgtaggagtacaagtccaacatactaaataattaaagttattgatggactttgattaattaattaaactagttggactaacctaattaattaatcaagctcattaatgttaattataaatataaggtcatagcttaattataaataagaaaaatcaaaCCATAACCCTAGCTCCACATCTTGAGATTTTCGAAATCCATTCTCCCAAAGGCTCTCAAATTTCGGCCATTTTCTTTTGGAAAAAAGGTTGAGCGGTCTCTCAAGCTTTGATCTCCAACATAAAATtatcttctaaatttctagtgcaatttagaagaggaacaaatcttctagtcgtggacctgatttgaagattgaaggaaggatttttttttaagatcgTTCGTATGGATTTAtaacaagagctatatccgcctataccggattagttggagccaagtgatttaattcattaaaggtataattctaacaccctatgaatgtttgattaTAAAACCATACAAGTGCCCAAagcaaatattttgattgtcaaaataaaataaaaatttcaaaacttccACTGCGTTTGGAcatgagaaaaccgagatccaacaaaaaattggagagaattcCACCAATATTCACGTGAAAGACAAGAAAAAAGGAGACTCAGTAttttctctccatttttctCCAAGATTCTGatacttttcttttctttatttttgtttatttttatggaGATTGTAAACGAGCCATGCTTTGCTAAGTTTTTAGTTATGATTCAAGAGATAATTCTGTTACTCCGATTTTATCACTATGAGGTTTTGTACTTAATTTAATATTCTTATTTGTTTcaagttttgttgatttatatttaattctatAAAAGTTGTATGTCGattaatatgataatttaatttgatatataattttctactcTCATCCAGAAATTCAGTGAttcgtaattgtcatgaacgattggtatATGAGTAGCGATATATTAAGTGTGTTATGATATCAttgcatatttaatataaataaatcaacaaaaatgGATTTATCTATTGTAGCTATCTCGATTTTTATATAtcaggattaactgttttcacaaagagagaatgttatttttaattaatatgaagtGCTATCGTGGTCAGTtagtttttgataaattttgacTGGATACCGGGTTTAGTTAGTTAAATTGGGAAAACACAAGGATTTTAACGGttatccctataattctaaggttaattgcttAGAAATTCATGAATAAATCAAATGTTAACCTATGAACAGTGTGATACAATTGAATATTGGAACCCCCTTGAATCAAAATTTGCTCATATTGAAATCTTCATTTAATTCCATTTACCTTGATTTATTAAAATCtcgttttaaatttattatttcttctAGCCTGCTAATTTTAATCTTAATATTCTATTTAGTTGCTACCACAAAATCccctcttttatttttatttttttcgaattaaataaataattcgtTTCTTGTGGATTAAACCCAACTCACCATTACACTCGTTATATTTGGAAATATGAATTTAAGTTTTGTGACTCAACGACGGcacatcagcgatccaaacaaagAACAAAGTCTCTGATATTATCAAGTGAGGGAGATCCGTTCGAAGGGATATAAAAGAAGTACTATTTCCGCTTAAAATTCGGAATAATGTGAAGTCATAATTGAAGACGCAAATGTAacaattctaaacaccctataaATATGGATGTTTAAATTCACACCTAAGGAGCGTTTCaaacttcaaaacaaaaattttaaaactttcgctgTGTTTTGGGTGCGAGAAAACTATACTCCAACAGAACGTGTACGAGAATATTATGTAATTTGAATTGAAGATAAAAAGTTTGGCATAAGccaatggcaaaaacttgtgtgagatggtctcactgGTCATATTTGTGAGGCGGATCTCttgtttgggtcatccatgaaaaagtattactttttatgctaagtttTACTGTGAATACCtatagggttgacctgtctcacaggtaaagattcgtaagatcgtctcacaagatacctactctaaGTCAATCCACACTGGATTTGGAAAAAGATGCATAATTCCTTatacatacaaaaaaaaaaaaaaaacccaaagaaaagttgaaataaaGCATGACAGAaggttaaaaaaaactaaaaaactGTAAGAAACACACATAACAAAAGATCCATCATATATGGCTTTGCTAACTCCTAAAATAATACTCGGAGCTAAACATAGCAACTGAGTCTATCCTTAAAGAATAACCTCAACATGATCATCTGACGGCATGTCCTAGAATTCGAGAGAGGAGTGACGATATAGGACGACAGGATGTTGAGATGAACCGAAACTAACCGAATCTAAGATTTCTAATTTCGATTGCTACCCCTCTAGGGATGTTCGAACCTCTAACTCCATTGTAATGTAAACTCACACATTAATGGAGATGGAATAATGTGTGCTAGTCGAAGTAGGGAATATGTTACTTTTCTTGGACCATTGCCAAATCTTGGAAACAGAAAAGCTTTCACCTTTAGTCCCACAAGTAATTTTCTTCCCACTACCACCAGTAGCATCTCCATGAGATGTGAAATTCCCACTATTCCCCACTCTCCCTTTCACATCACTGCTACCCTCAGCTTCATGTTCCCTATAGGACAAGGCCACTTGCAGCTCTGAATCAGCCACCACGTATTGAAATGAGCCCATTGAAAAACACCTCCTATCATCCAAATTGCTATTGCTAGTCTCCCCAACTTCACTTCCCTTGATTCTACTATCACTAATGGCACTCTTCAATATCCCAAGTCTAACTGAAAATACCCTCTTTTCATTTATAGCAGCATTGGTGTCATCTTTTTTCTCCTTTAACAAGCTAGGAACCCCTACAAAACTCGCATATCTTGAGCTTCCACGCACGGTTTCCTTCGAATCATCACAAATGAACATGGGGCTTTCGAAAGCAAATCCAGGTGCCAAGATTACACCTCTACAAAGGGGGCAAGTTGAATTTGAGAGCAACCATGTATCTATACAATCAATGTGGAAAGCATGACTGCAAGATGGGAGTAACCTTAACTTGTCTTGTTCTGAGAATTCACACAAACAAACAGCACAATCAAAGTGTTCCTTTAAGCCCGTTATGTCCTTGTATAGAAACATAGGAAGCAAATCAATGTCGGCTTGATCTAGACCATAATCATGTAAGTGAAAAAGGTGCTGCAATTGCCTCTGAAAAGAACCAGAAGTGGAGGTTTCTGGATAATTCGTGAGGTTTGGAAATCTTTGCTTGAGGAGGAACCTTATGAGTAAATGGAAAAGAGCTAGGATGAAGAACAAAACAGCCAGGACTACTATGATGAAGAGAATCATCGGGCTGACTTTACTTCCAAACGCTGATTGAATCCAAGACATTTTGCTACCagcaatcaaacatatatctgAAACAAACCCTTGAAAGAATTTCCAAGAACTGCCTCTTTCGGAAACTCAAACTGGGAAATACTTGCTCATTTTCAAGGAACAGAGAAAACCCAAATCTTTAGCCGATTTTGTGACGCGGACAGATCCAAAATGTTGGTTTATAATGAAATTCGGTGCCAAAATATGACCCACCAAGGATTTTTGGCGTATGTAACAAGTGGCAGACTTGCTTGACTCCTTCCTTTCTGCTGAATTCACTTGATTTTCGAAACTAGTCTTAGAATTTCTTGAAGAGCTGGCCTTTGCAACActgggaaattgttggaaaatgGGATGGAAACGAGGATTCTAATTTCTAAGTGCGTGGCAGTAGCACTTTAGGCTGCCATCTTTTATGGCCTCACAGCCTCCCACaaacaaaaaacaatatttaaaaataagcttcaaaaaaattattaaatgataaaattaaattttttttaaaggaatttatttaaaaaaattgaattttgttgAAGGGTCTCTGAAAAAATTtcattgtaatattttttttaatactaaaaaattcaatttattatagATTGAGCAAAAGAGCTTATGGTTAGGTTCTCATGGCTCCGGTTCCGGTTTCTAAGAATAATAGACTGTAACTAGAATCATGTGGAACTATGATCGAAACCTTTAAAAATTCTTTCGTATCGTTATTTTTTCAACTTTAAAATTCCAAAGAACAAATTTTAGTTCAAATCGGTATAAATCGTGACAAAAATCTCTAAAAACCACAGTCGAAATCGTTAGAAATCGGAACTAGAACGGTGTCTAAGTGGCTAAGTTTGGGTTCCACCTTTCGTTAGAATCGGAACCATCAATTTTGGAATCATGGTCAACCCAAGTGTCATGCTATATTTAGTTTGATATACACCTATGATATCGGATTTGGATATTCTACTGAGGTTGAAAACACTTTTTACACGAGAGACATTGTGTAAGGCTGAGAAGATGATTAGCTGATGGTCTTGTGTAAAAAATACATAACACCTGGTGTTGTATTTTTAACACATTAAATTATCCAAATCttataatatcattatttttatttccattttattttgaatggttCTCTTCCAACAACTTATGTATTAGGACAGTTACTGCAAACAGTTTGTGTGACTAAAACACactgttttattttaatttttttttttaccgaaGTAATTATTTATAGAATATTGTacgatttaatttttaaaataattttaatatgaattaTTAATTTCTCCATTGCTGGGCCAATTTTCGACTGAAAGTTTGGACCCAAAGGATAATGGGTGACAAGCAAATAAGACCCAAAGTAGATAAGAGTGATATAAGcctattttatgaaattattagaTCTATaccttataaataaaaaattaaataataataaagggaCAAAAATAAATTGTATAGTTTTTACCCATCTTAGAACATATGATTGAGCATACCTAATCACTAATTCTCATGTCTtaatgaaacgtccactactttaaaactttaaaatgctgctaaatttttttttttttaataaaagtcgAAACTTGCAATTTAAAACACGCAACATTaccaaaatccaaaaatttatttaaaatttaaaatttaaaatttaaaatctcaagtacataaaaatccataaatcttcaATTCACAAAAATCCTATATCAAGCAttaacatgatcaaaattaactcaaaataaagcataaaaatatttaaatacttCGTTTTCAAAATCTTTATTTCCAAACTTCAATTATCAACTTGCGGAAATTAAgtgtccctcgggagtgtactgtcggtctcgatccactcaagtttcagcgcctccctcaatctCACCCTCACCTGCAACCATTCAAatttagtgagtctaatgactcagcacattctaaacatgagtaacaaataatacatatatgggcacatgcattaaaaatcatacttttatttaaaataagctagtgtaaatttgtaagcataaatgaatcataaatagtaaaatcataaagctttccatcatttatcattttgggtgaagtttgatccttgaaagtgactagctgtaTCATGTGGTCGattgatcagtcttagctcaccattacGCATGGGGACAGGCACTAGACACCGCcgtaaaatggaaatacgatcgttgagCTTCCtatggggccttctcccgtaaacgggctccttTTGGGGCCTTCTCActcacgatattctcaataatcatatatcatatcatatttgtcacagtcaatttacatcttttaaaatatttttctttcttttttattcataaaatatcacgTCCTTTccaaatttgtaaaatatcattttaaaagtAAGAATTACACATCTttagcataaatcataaaatcctatattttcatcataaacgttttaaaatatcatttagcatgtgttatgattcttcgggacaCTGTCAACCCTTTTTGTACtactaggtgtaaaatgactttTTTGCCCATGGACCCAAAAATCCTCGATTTTGagttttttctcacttttattgaCTCAAACCTATCCCNACCCTTGACCAGACCTACCCCCgaccctcctggacccttgTTGAACCCTCCTGGATAGGCGCACCAGCCCTAGCCCACGTGTGAAGCCCAATCTTGCGCATGAACCCGAGCCGCGCCCCTTCTTTGTTTTCCTAGAATCCTAGCCATACAAGGACTCTTCTAATTCTCCAACAAGTGAACCCACAGACACCTAGCCATCCCTGGACCCCCTTATAGACCCGTCTGGACAGCCTAGACAGCTCTTAGCCGCGCCGCACCCCCTCCTGAATCATACCAGCCGCACGCACGCATGGGGAGAGTCCTTATGTGTGTGGACTCTTCTCCCTCGCTGCTGCTGCGTCTAGCCCCTCATGGACTCCTTCTAGCATCTCACCCAAGCCATGCACAGGCCCTGACCCAAGCCTCATGCGCTGCCTCCCCTTAAGCGAGCCCTATGATCCGTGCAAGACACAAAAACCCTAGGTTCGTCTAGCTAACCCAAGCGCAACCTTCTTGCTGCTGTCCAGCCCTCGTTTCCACCTTAAACCACCCTTGTTCCATtctttaaacaccctatgttgGCAGCCTAACCCTTGAGAATCATAATACGTTCATATACTCCTGAAATTCGTCAAAACTTTCGAAATAATCATTCAGATGTTAAACTATTTGTACCTAATTATTTTTCAAGCAAAAAtatgtaagaaaaaaaaaaagcataatatgatttgaatggtgcgtCAAAGAAGTTTATAAGCATGCCTATGCGTTTTAGAACTTTCAAATATGCGATCATTGGCGTTGGTTGCGAAGAGagacgaacgggcgacgaaaACTCCTTGACTCTCCTctcctaattttcgaaaattttatgtGTGTGCTGTGTGTGGAATTTCGGCTGAATGGGGTGCTAGAACCCTAGGATTTTCTTTttataaatttcgaaaattgtgtgTATAATGCATTAGAGTTTTGGGCTTTTTGTTTAGGGATAATTGGGACTTCTAATCTTAGGTATATTAGGCCCAATAATACCTATTTAATTCTAAAataaaagtttcaaaattttttttcaaaaataataatttttgggcTTTTAAAAGTTCTCCATTTGACCAAAACCGGCTTCTCAGATAAAATCGAGcttgtctcgtaaaataatt is a window of Primulina huaijiensis isolate GDHJ02 unplaced genomic scaffold, ASM1229523v2 scaffold39803, whole genome shotgun sequence DNA encoding:
- the LOC140969040 gene encoding RING-H2 finger protein ATL46-like, producing the protein MSWIQSAFGSKVSPMILFIIVVLAVLFFILALFHLLIRFLLKQRFPNLTNYPETSTSGSFQRQLQHLFHLHDYGLDQADIDLLPMFLYKDITGLKEHFDCAVCLCEFSEQDKLRLLPSCSHAFHIDCIDTWLLSNSTCPLCRGVILAPGFAFESPMFICDDSKETVRGSSRYASFVGVPSLLKEKKDDTNAAINEKRVFSVRLGILKSAISDSRIKGSEVGETSNSNLDDRRCFSMGSFQYVVADSELQVALSYREHEAEGSSDVKGRVGNSGNFTSHGDATGGSGKKITCGTKGESFSVSKIWQWSKKSNIFPTSTSTHYSISINV